The genomic DNA TGTTACCTGCTTCATTCTAGCAATTAATATTGTGATGTTTGTTCTAACTGCTGCGGGGCCGGAGGGGGTCATCCTTGATTATGGGGCTATGGTGAATAAAGAACCCTATGCCAGTGAATGGTGGCGGTATGTCGCCGCGGTATTCCTGCATTTCAACTTCGGGCATTTGTTCTCTAACAGCTTCGGGATACTGATCTTTACGCCCCCGATGGAGCGGCTGCTCGGCTCCTGGCGTTATGTCCTGTTATATTTAGGGAGCGGTGTCGTCGGCAATCTGATCACGGCGGGAATCTATCAGCATTCGTCTATTCCGCATATTTCTGCAGGGGCATCAGGCGCCATTTACGGTATTTACGGGGCATTCCTTTATGTTGCGCTATTTCAGCGTCAATTCATGGACGAAGCATCCCGCAAGACGCTGTACAGCCTGCTTATCGTCGGGATTATCTTCTCGTTCCTCGTGCCTCAGGTCAACTGGATCGCCCACTTAGGCGGATTTATCGGCGGCTTCTTCATCTATGGATTGATCATTCGCCTGTTAAAACGACGTTGAACCCCTTGAAGGTAAATGGTAAAGTTATGTTAGAGCAAAAATGATGGCAAGTTACCCATATGGGTTATGACAGGAATCGAAATGGAGCGATCAGATTCGTGGAATTAAGACAACTGCAATACTTTGTGAAGGTGGCGAAGAAGGAGCATGTTACACAGGCAGCCGAAGAGCTTCATGTGGCCCAGTCTGCGGTAAGCAGGCAAATCCACCAGCTGGAGCAGGAGCTTGGCGTTGACTTGTTCATGCAAAAGGGAAGAAATCTGCATTTGACTGCGGTAGGACAGCTATTTTGCAGCCGGGTGGAGACGATCCTCAAAGATTTGGATCGCGCCGTAAATGAAGTTCACGAGTTTATTGATCCTGAGCAAGGCGAAATTCGTCTCGGATTTCCACATAGCCTCGGTGTTCATGTTATTCCTAGTGTAGTTGCCGAATTCCGTAAGTTGTATCCGAATGTAAAGTTCAGATTCAAGCAAGGAATGTACCCGACACTCATTCGTGATGTCGTATCAGCCGAAGTGGATTTGGCCTTCATCTCTCCTTTTCCAGAGAACCATAATCAGGTTGCGGGCAACGTCGTACTGACGGAGGATTTAGTGGCGATTCTGCCTCCAGGCCATCCGCTCGCCAACGAGCAGAGCATCAAGCTCAACCAGTTGAAAGACGATAAATTCATCTTGTTCAGCAAAGGTTATTCTTTAAGACCTATCGTGTGGCATGCTTGTCTGGAAGCCGGATTCACGCCGAAAATCGCCTTTGAAGGCGAGGAGACGGATACGATCCGCGGCTTAGTCGCGGCCGGGATGGGCGTCAGTCTCCTGCCTGAAGTGGCGTTATTCCAGAGCTTCACGCTGCAGCCGGCCCGGGTTCGCATTTCTACGCCGAAAGTAACGAGAACGATCGGGCTGATTCACCGAGCCGACGATAAACTCCCGCTGGTCGCGCAATCCTTCCGCATATTTCTGCTAGAATATTTCGGACTACAACCGGACACGCCGCCAAGTTAATAACTGGCGGCGTTTGTTCTTGTAATATCGAAAAAGGTCGATGGACATGCTGTCCAGCCGGTTCAAACCGTCTAGCGCTTCTTTCGGGGCATTGCAGCCCGGAAGGCATGATCCCAAATTATTAACCATAATAAAGCCCAGCCTATACGGAAATAGCCGTATGGCTGGGCTTTTTCCGCAGCTTGAGCGGGTTTGTTGTTGACTCCGTGCATTTTAAGTTAGATTTGCTCTTATTTTACTATACTTTTATTTTCGCACAGTATACTAGGGTTCAAGATCTGAAAGCAATGATTGTGCAAATAACAAATAAGGCGTGGTGAAGAGTAGCAATGGAGTTGAAAATTGAGCATGTAACCAAATCCTATGGCTCAAAACAAGTGCTTAACCAGGTCACCCTGCATCTAAAGCCGGGTATTCTGGGACTGCTGGGACCGAATGGGGCAGGTAAATCAACCTTGATGAGAATGCTGTCGACATTAGAAAAGCCTACTTCCGGAGTGATTACTTGGAACAGTGTGGATATCGCGCAGCATCCAGATGAATTGCGCGCCGAACTCGGCTATTTGCCGCAGGACTTCGGCGTGTATCCGAATATGAACCCCGTGGAGTTTCTGGAGTATATGGCCGCGATGAAGGGGTTAACGCTAAAATCGGCAAGGAAGAGGATCGATGAATTGCTCGAAATTTTAAATTTATCTAATGACCGCAAGAAGCTATTGGGGGGATTTTCCGGGGGGATGAAGCAGCGCGTAGGTATCGCCCAGGCACTGTTAAATGATCCTTCGCTGCTCATCGTCGATGAGCCGACCGTGGGACTTGATCCTGAGGAGCGCATCCGCTTCAGAAATCTGCTATCGACGATGTCCTCCAATCGGATCGTCATTCTCTCTACGCATATCGTTACGGATATCGAGTCGATTGCTCCGAATATCGCAATCCTTTTCAGAGGCAGACTCGTGAATTTAACGACGCCGGAAAGTTTGATCCAGAGGGCAGATATCAAGGTGTGGCTGAGCATTTTCCCTTCCTCCGAGCTGCAGGACATGCAGGAGAAGTATATTATTAGCAGCGCCATACACCGTAGCGACGGGGTGCATGCCCGGATCGTTTCTGATTTCCGCCCTTCCCAGAATGCTGTTCTGCTTCCTTCTACGCTGGAGGATGCCTACCTGTACGCCGTCTCTCCATTAGGAGGGGCGTCATGAGCAATGCATGGAGAACCTACTACTGTCTGATCAAGAACAACCTGATCAAGCAAATGAGAAGCTACTCCTTCCTCATCGTCGTCCTGCTAACGTTGTTCCTGGGATATGCCTGCGTGCCATCCCCCTCCAGCGGGTATCAGGTGTTCTATATTGGCGGGGTACGAGGCATTTACAATTCCGCATGGTTAGGCGGGATGGTCACGATGATGTCCACGCTGCTGTTGTGGCTGTTTGCCTTCTTTATGCTGCGCAGCCAGGTTTCCGAGGATCAGAGGCTGAAGGTCGGGCAGATCATCGCTTCGACGCCGATTTCTAATTTTCGCTACATTTTTAGCAAAGTGATCTCCAACTATGTTGTACTGCTTGTGATCGAGCTGCTGTTGTTTCTGGCGTTTATGGGAATGCAGTTGATCCGCGGGGAAGACTATTATATTCATATCGCCGATTACTTGCAGCCATTCGCCTTCATAGTCATGCCTTCGCTGCTCGTTCTGGCAGCATTGACTGTATTGTTCGACGTGATGCCTGGTTTAAAGGGTGTCGTGGGGAATATCATCTTTTTTGCTCTATGGGTATGCTGTAGTATCGTGTCGATCGCTACGCCGAATAGTCTACTGGATGTATTCGGGCTTGATATCATTCGTTCGGATATGGTAAGGGAAGCTACGCTGAAATATGCGTTCCTGTCTGCGAGCGAGGAGGGCGGAAGCTTCGGATATTATCCGGTGGAAGGCACCAGCCCTACGTTTGTCTGGCATGGCGTAGAATGGAGCTCAAGCCTGCTTATTTACCGATTGGCCTGGGTAGGCATCGCAGTGCTGCTTATTCTTGTTTCTTCCCTCGTATTCAACCGCTTCAGGACAAAAGAGAATGCCAAACTTAGTCACATCCAGGTTATCTATGAACCGAAGAATGGTGTTGCTGCCAAACCGGATCATAGCCATGAGTATAGGCTGTCTCCTGTCGAGAAAGAGAAGAGAGTCCGCATGATGAGACTAGTTCGAGCGGAGATATGCATTATGCTGAAAGATTGTTCCATTTGGTGGTATCTGCTTGTGCTGGGCAGTATGGCCGCGAGCCTTCTCATCCCGATGGAAAACGTACAGAGCTGGCTGCCCGTACTAGCGTTATGGCCGATTGCCATCTGGTCGCAAATGGGCACACGGGAGAAATATTATTTTACCCGGGAATTGTTGATGTCCAGCTGTTCTCCGCTCAACAGATTTTTTGCGGTTTGGGTTTCAGGAATTCTCATTACCCTGCTCGTATTCTCGGGAGCGTTAGTCCACTTCATTCTGGATGGACAATGGGCGCACTTGACGGCTTGGCTGGTGAGCGTTCTATTCGTTCCGACGCTGGCCATGGCTTTGGGAACGCTCAGCGGGACGAGGAAAATGTTTGAAGTCGTCTATATGTTGTGGTGGTATATGGGAGCGGTTAACAACCTTCCTGGTCTTAACTTCCTGGGCGCCGGGACAAGCCAATCCCTACTATACGGCATATTGACATGCCTCCTGCTGATCGTGGCTCTTGTTGGCCAGCAGATCAAAGCAGGAGTGCTGGGAGGTAGCGCTGCGAAAGGAAATAACTCGAAGCACTACGATAAAGGAGGAGTATCATGAATTTGATAATTAACCGTAATATAAAAATGATTACTACGGCGTTGGCTGTGGTCTTGGCCCTGTCTTTTTCAGGCTGCGATTCCAAACCAAGCGTAAATAGTGCGGGCAAGACCTTCGATGGGACGCAAGTGGAGGAAATCATCCTAAATACGGACGGCCAAAATATTGAAATACGGTCTGCAGGCAGCTCTGAAATTAAGGTCAGCACAAAAGGCGGTAAAGAAGCCATCGCCGAGTTGAACGGCGGTGTGCTGGATGTTAACTATGGCAGCTCCTCGAGTCTGGTTAACTTTAAGACAGACACTTTGCAGGTTGAGCTGCCGGATAAGCAATTCCGCAAAATCAGTCTGACGGCGTTTGCTGGGCAAATTAAAGGCGAAGGTTTGAAAGCCGATGAGCTTGTTTTTATAGGAGATTCGGGAAGGCTTGAAATTAACGGCTTTGAGGGAAATCATATTCAAGGCAAAGTTGCTTCGGGAGACATTGAGCTTACCGGGATTACCGGTGACTTCCACATCGAGAATGATGCAGGGAATGTGAAGGTATCCCATAACGGGCAACTGGGTCAAGGAAGCAGTATTAGAACTGGAACGGGAAAAGTCGAGATGGCTTTCGAGAATGCACCTGGCGCCCTGGAGATTGACGCTTCGACAGAATCCGGCAGGATCGAGTCGTCCCTGACTTCGGCGTCCGAAGTGAACGCTGTAGGAGCAGGGCAGGAATTAAAGGCTAAGATCGGTTCTGCTGCCGACGCGCCGAATCTAACCATCAAATCATCTTCAGGAAGTATTTATATTAAATAAAACATCCCGCCCTGCTCCATCGTTGACTGTTGACGGAGAAGGGCGGGTATTGTTATTTGGCAAAGGGGATGGTGATGTAGAAGGTAGTCCCCTTCTCCGGGATGCTGTTTACGGAAATATGCCCCCGATGGGCGAGTATCAAATCTTTAACGATCGACAGGCCAAGGCCCATGGAATGATGGGCGGAAGACGAGTCCGGCGTTGCTCCGCGATAGTATTTCTTGAACAAATTCTCCACAGTAGTGCGGTCCATTCCAACCCCGTTATCCTCAATCGTAACTTTAATGAATTCGTTCTGTACATTCGTTAGCTGTACCGAAATTGCCGTGCCCGGGGGATTGTGCATGACTGCATTGATAAGCAGGTTCTGGATCGCCCGGTACAGCAAGCGCCGGTCAAAAGAGAACGGAATCAAATCCTCTTCGCAGTGAAAGCTTAAATCATACTCCTGTAGATGGGGGTCGTTCCAGGTATCCGCCAGCAGGCTCTTCAGGAACTCCACCAGGTTCGCCTCTTCCAGCCGCAGAGGGATCTGCGCCTTTGTTTCCTGGAGCCGGAGAGACAGGTTAAAATCCTGAATCAGGGCTTCCATATGCTTGCTTTTTTTGAGAATTTCCTGCATGAAGGAATGCTTCTCTTCCTCGCTCCAGGCATATTCCTCGTTCAGGAGCAGGGCAGAATAGCCGGATATGTAGGTAAGCGGTGTTTTTAAATCATGGGAGATGCCGGCGATCCAGTCCTTCTTTAACTGCTCCAGCTTCTCTCTTTCCTGCTGGGATTTTCGGAGTTGGTCGGATAATTCATAAATGTTGGTTATGATTTCGCGGAATAGCCGGTAGGGTCTTTTGAGCTTATTCCGCTTCGTATACATTTTATCGCTGTCGGCAGGCTCTTGATAAATACCCTGCGATAAGCGGGATATCCAGGAGATGATCAACCAGATTGGGCGGCTGAAATACCAGCTGAAGATCAGGCTCGAAACGATGATGCTGACCGCGAAAAGAATAATCAGGATCAGGTCGTAGCCGGGCATCCCTTCATAAAGTCCCAGCATGGGCAGAATGCCGTCGATGATCAGCATGACGACGATTCCCATGCTTAATATCCAGGCAAATAATCCGGCGATAAAATGAATGCTGAAGCGCAGCTTAATATTCATGATACGTTACCTTTCTTTAGGGGGCACG from Paenibacillus woosongensis includes the following:
- a CDS encoding LysR family transcriptional regulator, whose protein sequence is MELRQLQYFVKVAKKEHVTQAAEELHVAQSAVSRQIHQLEQELGVDLFMQKGRNLHLTAVGQLFCSRVETILKDLDRAVNEVHEFIDPEQGEIRLGFPHSLGVHVIPSVVAEFRKLYPNVKFRFKQGMYPTLIRDVVSAEVDLAFISPFPENHNQVAGNVVLTEDLVAILPPGHPLANEQSIKLNQLKDDKFILFSKGYSLRPIVWHACLEAGFTPKIAFEGEETDTIRGLVAAGMGVSLLPEVALFQSFTLQPARVRISTPKVTRTIGLIHRADDKLPLVAQSFRIFLLEYFGLQPDTPPS
- a CDS encoding ABC transporter ATP-binding protein → MELKIEHVTKSYGSKQVLNQVTLHLKPGILGLLGPNGAGKSTLMRMLSTLEKPTSGVITWNSVDIAQHPDELRAELGYLPQDFGVYPNMNPVEFLEYMAAMKGLTLKSARKRIDELLEILNLSNDRKKLLGGFSGGMKQRVGIAQALLNDPSLLIVDEPTVGLDPEERIRFRNLLSTMSSNRIVILSTHIVTDIESIAPNIAILFRGRLVNLTTPESLIQRADIKVWLSIFPSSELQDMQEKYIISSAIHRSDGVHARIVSDFRPSQNAVLLPSTLEDAYLYAVSPLGGAS
- a CDS encoding DUF4097 family beta strand repeat-containing protein, yielding MNLIINRNIKMITTALAVVLALSFSGCDSKPSVNSAGKTFDGTQVEEIILNTDGQNIEIRSAGSSEIKVSTKGGKEAIAELNGGVLDVNYGSSSSLVNFKTDTLQVELPDKQFRKISLTAFAGQIKGEGLKADELVFIGDSGRLEINGFEGNHIQGKVASGDIELTGITGDFHIENDAGNVKVSHNGQLGQGSSIRTGTGKVEMAFENAPGALEIDASTESGRIESSLTSASEVNAVGAGQELKAKIGSAADAPNLTIKSSSGSIYIK
- a CDS encoding sensor histidine kinase, with amino-acid sequence MNIKLRFSIHFIAGLFAWILSMGIVVMLIIDGILPMLGLYEGMPGYDLILIILFAVSIIVSSLIFSWYFSRPIWLIISWISRLSQGIYQEPADSDKMYTKRNKLKRPYRLFREIITNIYELSDQLRKSQQEREKLEQLKKDWIAGISHDLKTPLTYISGYSALLLNEEYAWSEEEKHSFMQEILKKSKHMEALIQDFNLSLRLQETKAQIPLRLEEANLVEFLKSLLADTWNDPHLQEYDLSFHCEEDLIPFSFDRRLLYRAIQNLLINAVMHNPPGTAISVQLTNVQNEFIKVTIEDNGVGMDRTTVENLFKKYYRGATPDSSSAHHSMGLGLSIVKDLILAHRGHISVNSIPEKGTTFYITIPFAK
- a CDS encoding rhomboid family intramembrane serine protease translates to MIFIRYENWRTYLKSYPVTCFILAINIVMFVLTAAGPEGVILDYGAMVNKEPYASEWWRYVAAVFLHFNFGHLFSNSFGILIFTPPMERLLGSWRYVLLYLGSGVVGNLITAGIYQHSSIPHISAGASGAIYGIYGAFLYVALFQRQFMDEASRKTLYSLLIVGIIFSFLVPQVNWIAHLGGFIGGFFIYGLIIRLLKRR